The genomic segment ggactctttttttgatccgaaGGGAGTATTAATCTTCATTAAGCGTTTTGATAATAGTCGTCTCGTGACCAACAACTATCAACTACATGAAACATTAATTGTTTTTCCCCCTTTTGCTTCAATTTCTATCTCTATTGGATAAAAGGGatacttaggcctcatttgttttcattaagattaagaggtctgaatctgaatggacATCTGACtaattaagatgttgtctctaggtACGAACAACTTTTGAATGATTAAGGcttgtttgtttttcaatacGAATGTGcgtaatgtatttatttaaacatagtaaatatacaattcaaattaaaaagtaactaaatagtagaaaataaatacaaatttaataaaataaaatatttgataaaaaaatgaaacatttatgtttaCTAGTAACGGTGGAAATGTTTTGTAGTCATGGTGGGTGGTGAGTGGGGGTGGAGGGGTGAGTGGGTGGGAGGTAGTGGTGGGAGGTGGGGGTAGTAGGGAGTGAGGGTGGAGGGGTGAGTGGGTGGTTGGGTGAGGGGGTAGGAGGTGGTGGTGGGAGGTGGGGGTAGTAGGTAATGGGGGTGGGTGGTCTGGGGTAGGGGTTGCTGGTAGGGAGtcggggtgggtggtgtgggtTAGGGGTTGGTGGTGTGGGGTGAGGCTGGTGGTGGGGGTGAAGATAGGTGGTGTGGGGTGGGAttggggttggtggtggggtgggggtctTGGGGAGTGGGGGTTGGAGTGGAGGGTGGATGGTTGATGGGGTGGGGTTGGAGTGGAGAGTGGGTGGTGTAGGGTTGaggttggggttggggttggagGGCGGTAATAAAAAAGTTTCATACAAAAAATGTCTTGTGATATTAAGTCGTACGCAAACAATCGCACTTAATGACTCCACAGGCAGTTTAAATTGAGATTCTcaataagtgcaaacaaatgaggccttggAGCAGATATAGCATAACCATTTAGTTTTACTTTTGTTTGCTAACGGATTATACCGTTGGCCCAGCCATAAAAATATCCACAGGTCTTTCTCATttacttttctctctctttctaaaATTTACTCCAACCTCAGTTCAAGCCATTTCaggcgccccccccccccccccgttcTCTCGTTGCCTGAGAAAAGTCCCACTAGATTTTTCTTGTTGATTATTCAATCTGGGAcctcatatttctttttcattatcCCCATAGCGTGCACATGAGCACAAATAAGAGAGAGTGACTCAGGAATCTGACAGCCCAGCCACCATTATTCCTTGTATAAACAACCCTTTTtgccttcctttcttcttcctaTTTGACCTGCCCTGATTTTCCCAAAAgctaccaaaagaagaaaaaacaagcTATGAAGAAAATGCTCCTTTGTTTGTTACCTCTTGTCCTGATCATTCTCTCCAATGTAGAACAAGTACAAGGAATCAGTGctgttgatttatctgctttACGTGAAATCAAGAACAGTCTCACCGACATATCTTCCTCTTCTCCAAATCCATTTTTTACAACCTGGGATTTCACTACTTCAGACCCATGTTCCACTTTTGCCGGAATTACTTGCTCTTCTTCTATTCCAAAACGTGTCACTACTCTCAATCTTGGCACTGGTCTTTCAGATTCACCTGGCCTTGCTGGCACATTATCTCCAGCCATCTCTAACCTTTCCGAGTTAACTCAACTAATCCTTTTCACCGGCATTGTCACCGGTCCAATCCCATCACAACTCGGAACACTCAAAAAACTCAGCATCATCTCTCTAGCCAACAATCGCCTCACGGGGTCCATACCAGGTTCCATTTTCTCTCTACCAAATCTCCATACTCTCGATTTAAGTCACAATCAACTCACAGGAACAATCCCCGGTTCAATATCCGCGCTGTCAGACTTGAAGGTGGTTATTCTCGGATCCAACAAACTAAGTGGAGTAATCCCGCAGCTACCTGCTGAATTACTCCACTTGGACTTGAGTAACAATGAGTTCTCGGGAATGTTGCCTAAAAGAATGCCGTTAACGCTCCGTTATCTGTCAGTATTAGGAAACAGTTTGTGGGGACCACTCAATACGCTCGAATCACTCTCAGAGTTAGTGTACCTCGACTTAAGCATGAACCGTTTCAGTGGGCCCATCCCTACATCACTCTTTCGTGCCACGTTGTCATCAATGTTCCTCCAACGGAACAATTTCACTGGAGGGGTCCCTCAACTGCCACCAACATCATCGTTATACGGTCCAGGATCCACGGTTGATCTAAGTCACAACTATCTCACCGGTGAACTCACTAACACTCTCACCGGAGTAGAAACGTTGTTCCTTAACAACAACATGTTTACAGGAGCAGTGCCTAGGGATTACGTGGAAAGTGTTTACAGTGGCAACACGAAAACTCTGTATTTGCAACATAATTATATTGCTGAATTTCCAGTGGTGGAGGGATTAGCATTACCGGATTCAGTAGCATTGTGTTTGTCGTACAATTGTATGGTACCACCGGTGCCGGTACTGGAGTTCATGGCTTGTCCTGCTAGTGCCGGCGACATGATTTCGAGACCAGTCAATCAGTGCTCTGCTTTTAATACTTCCATGGCATAAGCCAAAAATTTCCAATTTCTGTTAGAACAGCACATGATgttatacatataatacgtatacatattttgattgtttcagcgttctgatttttttttttttttttttttttttttttttttttgcagttcAAATTAGTCTCTTGTTTTAGGTTAAAGTTACTGGTCTGAccaattgtaattctcttgacTTGAGCATAATTTTGATGGTATTTGTGTATtactgtctcaatttatatggcacgtttggatttcgagaatcaaacaatttaattttaatcgtgaatttggaaataaaatctttaattatccttttttttaataaattttatatattaagaaactaagttaaaagtattataagtcacacttaaaaattgaaatattcaaaatataaaagaaattacaGTCGaagaaaatttatttgaatcGAAATGGAAAGATCTGCGTAAATTGAGATTGAGGAAGTAATAGAAGTATTACACCATGATCCACCAACTTTTTGAAATTTCCCAGAACTTTCTTTGTCAATCTGGCACATAAAAAATATGGCAAATGTTGATTTTCTTCATCACTGTGAGAACTAGTGATAGTTTGGGCCACAAGAACAGACAATGTAACGTCTTAATGATCAGAGAAGTTTAAACTTTTTAATCTGTTTGGGCGTCAAAGACAAAAAAATGAGTATTATTTTAATACTAGTAGTAGTCTTTATTCGTCATTGTGGGATCCGAGTTTGTTAAAAAGTTAAAGAATTGGATTGCCTGtgcttttgaaagaaaaagactGTCATTGCGGGCGTCGTGCTCTCTGTGGATAGCAAATGGAGCaggtatttttcttttcttttcttctcttttttaaatGCTTTTGCACATTTGACTCCACGAAGAATCATAGTAGTACGGACGACCTAATTTGAAAATAGGCAACAATTTCAAAACTAAGCAAATTTACCACTTTTTCATGCGAATAAAAATATCCTCGACATGAAATAAGGCCAGAGACTGCtcatttttctgtttttttttttttttttttttaaaactccaTGATACTGTTTCGAAGTTCAATTTTACAACTTATACATTTATAAGTTCGAACACATCACATTATTTGGGAATCAAACTTCTACAAGTGAAACTTCAATACACTATACCGGAGAGCATGGATGGTATTGCTTCGCGAAAAAAGAGCGAGAAGGCCGTTCAATTTGAATTAGTCTCAGTTTACGGGACAATGGCGAAAAGTCATTCATCTCATCCACATTGGTTCAGTATAAATCATGTGCTTGCTTATTTGGAGAATCTTGTTATATTATCTCTCAGTACTGATCttaaataattttcatgaaagccttcttctttaatttataTGTAGTTCTTTTATCATTAACTAACAATTTATAACTCTTGAACTATCTATATGATATTCATAGTTAAATACGCCctattttgaagttgaaaaaattgtttttgtttgcgggattaggaaaaaaaattctagagttTGAACCGTGTCATTTAAAAACCTGAAGCTCGAATTGTGGTAGTTCAAACTCCATTCAAAATTCCTAGCACTTGCTCTGCCGCTTTCAAATGAAAAACGAGTAAGTGTAAAAAAGATTTTATAACTAAaaattaactatttttcaaCTACATTTGACTAAAAACTGAATACCGAATTAAAAAGTGGTCAATCCGCTCCTTTTTACAACAGTAACTTGCTCGACCCTCCTAATTTTGCCCCAAAAACTAAATCATTATTTGAGGGGCCATGGATACCTATAAGTTGTTCAGTCCACACCTTCTGTCCAAGTGGGACTGGGCATCACAATGTGTAGCTCTTTTAACAGCCAAGTACTATTTTATTGTTAAAAAGGAAGTAATAAAGAGGGAGGTAAGGAAATGATgaaccatcatcatcatttataGAAGCACGCAGAATTCACGTAGGGGCAATTTTTCCATAAGCGTGCATCTGGTCAATAAGTCAAGATGACCATGATGATGTAGGGAAGACGACGGTACTTTGTCTTGAAGGCTTCCATTATTTCAGAGACCAAACCTCAAAACGTTACTTGTGACTAAAGGTGTACATATATCGGGTTGGTTCGaattttttaaataccaaatcaaaccaCTTATATCGgatttttaaatctataaaccaaTAAAAGTCTGGCTTTTCAACCTCAATTTTCTCGGGTTTCCATGTCCTCTGCTATCCGcaatatctttcaattatccTTACTGTCTTCATATTTAATTCCTTTAAACTGTAGACAGTTCCAAAACGAGTGTTAGCTTTTGACATTTATGGGATCTTATAAACAAATCAACAAACCGGCTAGAAAATTTCACCCGCTTAGCCATAATAAATTGTAGCCATCGATGTATACTCAAATGTAtaataaatacacaaaagaataggattATTTTTGTTAGGCATCGTATCCCGATTTTTATAGCCGTTGAAATAtcatggcatgtttaagacaagttaagtctttctttcttcattcaGTGCGCAATCATATTCTGCAAAAAACGAAACAGAGAGAGTACACAGCAAGTTTAATATGATGTCTCAGCCTGATGAAGGATGATTAAGTATTATTTTCTCTAGTGAAGGGTTTTTGCCAGTTTAGTGCTGAATTTAAGTGTGAAGTAGGGGGCAACAGGGaggatattttaataaaaagaaatgaGAGTTCAGCCTTTCTCCATAATTATAGGAAATTATTAGTTATTGCAGACCTAACACTGAAAAAGCATACCGAAAAGAATGAATTTTCATTCTGAAAAATGGTTTAGATGACCTGACTACCTGACCACCAAGTTCTGAAATACAGTGCAACACGGAATCACTGATATTCCAtcatcaaaattttgaaagtatTGCTCTGAGCAAACTGGTCAGAAACAATTAAATCAGCAGTAATAGGAACCAAGTGAAAGTGAATCATCAAAATGAGCTTTTGCAGATATTAACTCAAAGAGATTTATACAAACAAATGCTAAAGCCTTAACAGGTATTCTCTTCTATCTATCAGGTTCACCACTTAGAAAACCTAGTATCAGATGTCAAGAAAAACTAATTATCAAGAGAGCTAATCCAGAAGATGCAAAACAATTCCTATGAAGAGTCTGTCGTTATTTCTTTACAACATTCAGAGCTCAAAAGCTGCTACATCACAAACCTATATGAGCGATGAAAAGCCTGTGAAAAGCACATGTACCGCGCCCTAATCCTAGCTGTTGCTTCTTGATTAATAAGCATCTCAACATTTATTTCAGAATGCTAGGCAAGAAAAAACTCAAAACTGTGGAGATCTCTTGTTAGGTGAAAATAAAGTTCCTGGAACAATAATCTTCTCCAAGGGCCTAAAGTCTAAATTTTCCTGGTATTTCACCAGATAAAAGGCTGCAGAAAACTGCTTTAATGCTATTGAGACATTATACAAACAGAGTGATCTGTTTTCGACCTTTCAGTGACCTGACCTGGAAACCAAACACATGGCATGAGAAGCACCAATGGCTACTGAAAGCACCTTATGGTTCCCAAGTCCATCATCCTCCATAAGAAACTTGACTTCAATAGGAGATGACTGTTTCTCCGGCAATCCTGGAACACCCAGTTGACAATCTTTTGCATAGCCCCACACATACAGTTTCCCACCATCTGTCACCAGTAAAATTAATCATTAGTCAAGCATTACATCCTTTATACAATCTAAGATCATACAACACCGAACGTGGCTTATTAACCAACAGGTCTTTAAAGCAGCGATGGGAAGTATGAAAAATTGGATGACAACAATTCTTTTTAAGCGCTTTCTTCATAGCTTTGACTTAACGGATGATAGTTTCTGCACTAATCGTTGTGTTATGCATGTAAACCAAACAGATTGTGACATATTTACCGGTTATAGCTGCCGACGATGAACCTCCACATGATATATAGATGACTTTCTCGTGGGCCAAAGCCTCAACTGGGGTAGGAACTTTCTGGTTTTGAAGAGAAGAATTACCCAGTTGACCATGGCCTCCATGACCCCATGAAAGCACTTCTCCTTTATCTGAGAGTAAAGGATACTTTCTAACATAAGTAGTTCAGATACATAGATGAGTGATGCATGTAAGATAACTGTAAGCTACCCGTCAAAGCTAGAGAATGATATCCCCCACTAGCTATCTGAATAACACGAACACCTTCAAGGCTTGGAACTAGTTGTGGTTTCCACCCACCTACTTTGCCACCTCTTCCGAGCTCATAGTTCGAGTTGGCTGAGAAAAGAAGAGACCAGAAATGTTATTGATCTTACTCGGAAAAGAAAGGTTACACAATATAGGCAATAAGATGTTCAAAGTACAAACCAAGAGTAGAGAAAAAGAACAATACAGGAAGCTCCTGCCAGATAAAGTCAAACTCTGTCCATTATAGAACTTAGTACAAGACTTGATATTATCATAACCTGTTTCAAAATATAAGTACAAGACTTGATACTTTTTGTTGATAATGGAAAAATCCCCAAGGGCCAAAGGCACAAGGTTTGAGACTCGGCAAATAATGGGTCTGcccctctacccttctccatGTAAATACCAGGCTTTTAGCTATGGCAGGTTTTGAACCGTGACATGCGCCTAACCCACATACCACCTGATCAAAGTCCCCGGGGCATAAGATTTGAAGCTTCATCAAGTTTGTTTCTAGGTTTCTTTCATTATTATGGGTCTGGTTTATAATTATGATGGGGCACTGAACTTGCAGGATTTAAGAGCAACAGATGATCTGAaacaaatacatacatacatacatacattttATTAGTGGAAAGGCTCAAACTAAAATGCTGACGGAcaaaaaattgacatttttACCCTTCAATCAAACACAATTCGTTTAACATTGTTGTACAAAATGAAAACATATATTCTAATGAATAATAATAGATGATGTATGAATTTGAGGCATATTCCTGGATAAGTTCTCATTCTAATTGAAGCATCTATCTCTACCATCTTCCTACATGTTTGACTATGGGTCTACATTTCGTGGTAACTCATAATTAACAAGATAACAAGAAGCTCACATATAATCATAAATTATTTACATGAATCAGTCCAAAAGGTAATAGACTCAAAGTTACGCTCATGCACCTGCGATCATATCACGTTTGTACCTCATAACatcaaaattaatataattaaaattgtACCTGCCTAACTAAATATAACTTCATCTTCGCAGTCCGAACGATATCCATTCATTTTTAGTTCAACTACCAAGTTAATTGAATAGGAtcacaattcatcattttgagCTTGTAATTTTCCCCCTTCAAATTTCGTTTTGATATATCATAAATTACCCCCTTCAAATTTCGTTTTGATATATCATACATGCTATAATGCTTACATTTATgtggttttaaaaagtttgtttGATTGACATGGGATATATGTGTAATGCATGTGTGCACAAATtagcactaattttttttttgatgacatgggaacccgcagccgctaccctttgggtgcgcacagagtaaacccagctcctgtgcaatagctcgcaaaccacacggagaggtaacccgcactaggcaagccccgtgcgacgagctcgacctgcaaggcaaatcccctgctgtcgTTGGCAAGGGgttttgaacctgagacctccattatgaaagccccatgctcaaccaactgagccacccttgcgggtcaAATTAGCACTAATATAAAATTGGATTTAGgttattcatttactaattgcAGGTCGTATACATTCATCAAAGTCGTAATCCAGATGGAACGTTTCCAAATACACCAGCAGAGCGTTTCCAAATTCGAAGTCGTAATCCAGACGGAAACGGGTGAGTGTACTACTAGGATTGTGGTCCACAGCAAAGCATTAGGATTAAGACTAACTATATCACTTAATTTGCATTAAGAAATCAAGACGACATCCAAGCCATATTTTGCCTTCACTTGACTTCATCTTTATGCTTCAGTACTTAAGTATGACAAAAGAAAGACAGTATACGACCTTcctcttaatttttttgataaggatCAAACACAAATAATGGTGTCACCTGGAATAAACCACCCTTCCTTTCAATAAATTGACTTCCCTTAAAAGCATCATAACAGAAAAGCCTCAAAAAGGCGATAGTATCTTACCTCCCCAATTCCAAAGCTCTCCCTCTTCTGAAAGTGCCATTGTGAAAAACCCACCACATGAAACAGCAGCTACGCTCACAGGAAGTGATTTTACTTTTAAAGGGATGCTAAGACCACCTGCTTCATTTGGGCCTCGACCTGGACCAAGGCCCAATCGACCATCCCCTTCATCTCGGCCCCAAGTATAAAGCTCACCTAATGACATCAAGTAAAAATTTAAACTCCAAGATAAGGGAAAAAAATCAGCACTAATTTCTACTTCACACCTAAATTTAgagtaaaagaaaaggaaataatcAGAACAGCAAATACTTTACGACATACTCCCTCAGTAAGCAATTAACCTTCAAAACTGAGTAATAAGCATTAGGCAATGGGATCTAGAAAAGGCCACGgactacaagaaaaaaaatccgTAGAGACACATTCCCCATGTTAAATACTATTAATGTTCATTGAAGCATTTTGATAATAGTTGTCTCGTGACCGACAGCTATCAACTACCGGTTTGTTCGTAAGGTGAGAGCTTCAAGCCAGTTTCTAGTGCACCTCCCATATACGCACCACCGCACAAAAGAGGTTGGGAAAAGCTTCAAGAACAAAACCTTTGACCTCCTTTCCAAAATGGGTTGTCGAGTGACAAACTTTCAAAGTACAAGTTAAAAGCATCGAATTTTTTGTCTGAATCTGGATATTTTATTCgaattttttaagtaaaatttacctttttcatttagtaaactacataaaaataattaatttcaattttaatcattaatcagaaatgttcaaaaattataaccaaagGGCAAAAACTTTACAATGtttaaaaattataaccaaaGGGCAAAAACTTTACTGTCCAAATAGTGATACTATCAAACAAAATGGAACAAAGTGTaagcacccaagggtgtggcctagtggtcaatgaagtggaaGGAGAACCACGAGGACTCACGTTCAAATCCCAGCAGAGACAAAACCACTTGGTGATTTATTTCCATTTGTctaagccttggtggacagagttacctggtacctgttgctggtgggaggtagcaggtatccgtggaattagtcgagg from the Lycium ferocissimum isolate CSIRO_LF1 chromosome 11, AGI_CSIRO_Lferr_CH_V1, whole genome shotgun sequence genome contains:
- the LOC132037195 gene encoding DNA damage-repair/toleration protein DRT100, which codes for MKKMLLCLLPLVLIILSNVEQVQGISAVDLSALREIKNSLTDISSSSPNPFFTTWDFTTSDPCSTFAGITCSSSIPKRVTTLNLGTGLSDSPGLAGTLSPAISNLSELTQLILFTGIVTGPIPSQLGTLKKLSIISLANNRLTGSIPGSIFSLPNLHTLDLSHNQLTGTIPGSISALSDLKVVILGSNKLSGVIPQLPAELLHLDLSNNEFSGMLPKRMPLTLRYLSVLGNSLWGPLNTLESLSELVYLDLSMNRFSGPIPTSLFRATLSSMFLQRNNFTGGVPQLPPTSSLYGPGSTVDLSHNYLTGELTNTLTGVETLFLNNNMFTGAVPRDYVESVYSGNTKTLYLQHNYIAEFPVVEGLALPDSVALCLSYNCMVPPVPVLEFMACPASAGDMISRPVNQCSAFNTSMA
- the LOC132036938 gene encoding RCC1 domain-containing protein RUG3, mitochondrial, producing the protein MAFNYLTRRALSSSSKIPLLYQSKLTNSQQQPITLQLYTWGRGASGQLGGGIEEIRIYPSPIASFSLDPTTFRLSSPIPGRLPTSSNNVGNKVDDDVEIGISCGLFHSGLLVDGNLWIWGKGDGGRLGFGHEDPVFVPTLNAHLEKVKSVALGGLHSVALNSLGQVFTWGYGGFGALGHKVYHRELVPRLVEGPWDAEICHIATSGTHTAAITKSGELYTWGRDEGDGRLGLGPGRGPNEAGGLSIPLKVKSLPVSVAAVSCGGFFTMALSEEGELWNWGANSNYELGRGGKVGGWKPQLVPSLEGVRVIQIASGGYHSLALTDKGEVLSWGHGGHGQLGNSSLQNQKVPTPVEALAHEKVIYISCGGSSSAAITDGGKLYVWGYAKDCQLGVPGLPEKQSSPIEVKFLMEDDGLGNHKVLSVAIGASHAMCLVSRSGH